From the genome of Gorilla gorilla gorilla isolate KB3781 chromosome 4, NHGRI_mGorGor1-v2.1_pri, whole genome shotgun sequence:
ATGTCTGGAACAGGTCGGAGACAACTTTAGACCCCTTTCAGCCTGGAGTGGCACCAGTGCAATCTAATAACAAACTTGACTCGCTAGCCTATATCTACCATTCGTTTTCCATATAGCTGCTTTCCCATGCACAGTTAGCCACCCTTGGAAGTCCAACCTAGGCTGGAGCTTGGGGGCCTGGACCTCAGCCCTCTTCTGGGACAGGTGGTAGGAACCCCAGCCCTCGTTCTGCAGCTGGCACAAGAGCTGTGACTGCCGGGTGTGGGTCACATGGCAGCCCAGGGGGGCAGGAGAAGCCGGGGGAGGCCCACTGGCTACCAGACCCAGCCCTGAGAGGGGACAGGGCTCAGCTCCCACGGGCAGAAAGCTGTTTCCCACACACAGTTAGCCACCCTTGGAAGTCTAAAAATTGCTGTCCTTTATCTTGCCTACAAATGTAttgttctttgttgaagatgctCTGTGAGCCTGAATTCTCCCACCCGAGTACTAACCAGGCCCCACCGTGCTTAGTTTCCAAGATCAGACGAGAttgggcgcgttcagggtggtatggccgtagacagTGTGAGCCTGAATTCTAAGCTACCTCTCTGAGTTACTCAACTCTGGGTACTCTGTGTGTTAAATGTGTGATACACATGTTAATAAacttgtttgcttttctcttgtaaTCTATCTTTTATTACAGAGCCCCAGCCGTGGACCTAAGATGGGTAGAGAGAGAAAACACTTTCCCTCCTCTACAGCCCTCAGGTGGCGGGTAGCTCAAGGTAATGGTGTCAACAGGCACAAGAACAATGATGGAATGGAGTGAGACACCAGCAATGCCTGCACCAGCCACTCATGAgcaattatttacaaatatttattgggttccTCCTATTCTTGCCACCGGGGATACAGAAGGGAGGAGGGACTTGTCACGCTCCCAGTTTCCTGTTTTGCCAGAGAGGCAGACAATAAACTGGCAAACAAAACAACTACAGATTGTGAAATGTGttctaaagaaaatattctgctaTTGTGAGACAAAGCAACAAACATGAAGAAGATGTGTTTGCTCCTTTCTGCTTGTCGGCACAGTTTCACAAAGCACCTGACTCTGTGACTACAGACAGACGTGCAGCCCTCCGGAAAGATGCTTTGAAGACAGCACAGGAGAGAGCCTGAGGCCCTCCCATGTCTCTTGGCTGAGTcactacttttcttttcttcttttttttttttctttgaaagggagtcttgttctgttgcccaggctggagtgccatggcacaatctcggctcactgcaacctctgcctcccgggttcaagcaattctcctgcctcagcctcccgagtagccgggactacaggcacatgcctggctaatttttgtatttttagtagagacggggtttcaccttgttggccaggctggtctcgaacacctgacctaaagtgatccaccctcctcggcctcccaaagtgctgggattacagatgtgagccactgcgcccggcttgaGTCTTCACGtttcttaaaagagaaataaCCCTAGTCCCTGGCTTTTCTGACACAGAACATTTCCAAGATGACATCTGACGAGGTTAGTGATGATGCCTCTGTGATCTAGGACCCAAACCTTGCTGTGATTCTGCTGTCATGAAATTCTGAGCAAGTCTGATGGGATTTTGCACATACGGAACCTCCACCTTTAGCCCCCAGCTGTATATAAGCAATGGGCTGAAACATTGTGCCAGAGCCTGCTCCTGGGCTGGAGGCCTCAATCTATAGTCCTCTGTAAGACTTCTGAATACAACTagcattcattctttaaaaagcttgattttttctcttttatttgacCCTGTGGTAGAGAATAACTGGGTCTATGTGTGAAGGGTGAGGAGCAGAAAGGGTAGGTCTCTCAGGAAGAGGCATTTCACCCAAGAGCTAAGGAGGAAAGGGGAGCCCACCATATTTGTGCCTGGGGAAGAGCGTTGCAGGCACAGAGAATGGCAAGGTCGGAGGCTCTGAGCAAGAGAGAACATGGCATGTCTGTGTAAGGGAAAGGACCGAGAGGACAAAGAGAAGGAAGCCACTTGGCGCACAGTGGGAGGAGAACCTCGGGGCTAGCTTTCAGGGCTGTGGCAGGGAGTTCAGGTTGTATTCTAAGTGCACTGGGAAACATTGCAACGTTAAAACCGAGTGTGACAcggtttatcttttaaaaagcttactctgaggctgggcacggtggctcatgcctgtaatcccagcactttgggaggccgaggcgggtggatcacctgaggtcaggagttcaagaccagcctggccaacatggtgaaaccccgtccccactaaaaatacaaaaaaattagccaggtgtggtggcgggcacctgtaatcccagctacttgggaggctgaggcaggaaaattgcttgaacccaggaggcagaggttgcagtgagccgaggtctcattattgcactccagcctgggagacaagagcgaaactccatctcaaaaataaaataaaataaaaataataaaaaaaaggttaCTCTGGCTATGAACCCTACCATATATTATCCTGCCCATACCTGTGGATTCTCGTTCGATGTGGGGCTCTGGGGGACCCAAGAAGAATCAGCCAGGGTCCCTGCCCCTAAGAGGCACTCAGCTCTTCTCCCTGCCACAACTTCACCCCCAGATGAGTCCCCCTCCTCTGCCCTACAACACTGACACAGTCCATTGATCCACTGGAAACTAGTTTATTTTTGATCAGTTTTTCAGGGGACAgggctggagtggggtgggaggtggctgGGCTCTGAAGCTTGGTTCTAGGATTGTTAGTTCTCATCCTCAGCACTGCGGCGGCCGAAGTCCATCCATCCATaggcttcttcttcttcctccagcCATGGTCCCTGCTTCTTGGACGGGTCTGAGGAGGTGAGAGAGGCGAGAATGGGGGAAGGATGCCTACCTTCCAGGAACTGAAGTCAGAGCCAGTCTGGGGAGACCTTGGCCAAACCTGGCCAAGTGAGGCAAGCAGGGCAGTCAGCAGCTCCTACCTGCCACGAGGTGTGGGGGACCCTGGGGTCCCAGCTGCCTTCGATGATGAGAGGCTGGGCCCTGCTGCTCCAGCCAGGGTAGCTCCAGGTCCCTGTTGGCCCCTGTACCTAAGGGTGCATCTGGCTGCTGGGAGCGGGGCTTCCAAGAAGCTTCAGAGAAGGCGGCCAGAGCCAGTGCAAAGAtcagcacatacacacatagtCGCTGCATCTCGTCTGCAAAGGGGAGAAGGGACTAGCTTAAGGGTGAGGCTGTCCCCACACAGGCCCAGAGGCAGGGGACTGAACCATGTGGCTCCAGGCCTCTACCTGCTGATGAGTGtgcaattctttcttttttttttttttagacagagtttcactcttgttgcccaggctggagtgcagtggtggatctcggctcactataacctccgcctcccgagttcaagtgattctcctgcctcagcctccagaatatctgggactataggcacgtgccaccatacctggctaatttttgtaatttttagtagagatggggtttcaccatgttggccaggctggtctcgaactcctgacctcaggtgatccatccgcctcggcctcccaaatgctgggattacaggcgtaagccaccgcacccaggtaAGTCTGCAATTCTGTGTGGAGTTGTGGACTATTTCTTCAGATCAGTTCTCCAGTTTCTGCCAGTTCCACACCAGCCCCGAAGTCTTGTGTTTTTTCTCTTTACCTACCCCGATTACAGCCACTGCTTCTACTGGAGAAAGTCAAATCCTAGGGCAATGGTTTCCCTAGGTTCTGTTCTGCAGAATTTGAGGCCATGTTAGTGGTTCTGTAGCTGTTTAAGTaatgtaattaatttatttattgagacagggtctcactctgtcgcccaggctgcagtgcagtagtgcaatcactgctcactgcagcctctacctcctgggctcaggtgatcctcccacctcagcctccagaagagctgggactacaggcttgcaccaccacgtccagcttattttttttgtattttttgtagaaacagggtttcaccatgttgcccaagctagtcttgaactcttgggctcaagcagtcctcccgcctcagcctcccaaaatgctgcgattacagatgtgagccactgtgctcggcccaaGACTTGTTAtttaaagtgaactttttaggccaggcatggtaatcccagcactttgggaggctgaggaggatggatcccttgagcccacgagtttgagaccagcctgggcaacataccgaaaccccatctctacaaaacatacaaaaattagccaggcatggtggcatgcacctgtattcccagctacttgggaggctgaggtgggaggatcgcttgagccggggaggtggaggttgcagtgagccaagattgcaccactgcactccagcctgggcgacagagtgagaccctgtctcaaaaaaacaaaaacaaaaagtgaaactTTTAAATAGTAATACCAAAGGAACATGGACATCCAACTGTGTTACAGACCGCATGTTATCACTTTGGAGACTGCAGCACATTCAATGCTTGGCCAGCTCACACTGATTTTTGTGCAGCCCTGAGAGGAAAGGTTCTCCTGTCATTTTTGCTTAACTGAGGAATATCCTGTGATTATAATGAAGcagttaataaaaaattaagctgTCACCATTAGCAATTATGTATCAGGGTGAATCAAGTTTGGGGAAAACATAATACAGAACTAAACTGGAAtctcaaacaaacataaaattcaaATGCTCATCTATTCCCTGGACTcactatttttgtattcttttggtCTCACTATTCTGATTGGCTTTATcataagaaaatgataaaaattttctcttctcagaatacatttgtattaataaaatactgtactgcttttaagtttttctttttttcttttctttttgtgagacagaatcttgctctgtctcccaggctggaatgcagtggctggcGTGATCCtgactcgctgcagcctcgacctcttgggctcaagagatcctcccacctcagcctcctgagtagttgggactacaagtgtgcactactatgcccagctaatttttttgtttttatttttagtagagatgaggtctcgctatgttgcccaggctgctctggaactcctgagctcaagcaatctgcttgcctcagcctcccaaagtgttgtgatcacaggcatgagccacggtgcctggccattAAGTTTTTCATAATCAGGTTTTCTGTTAGGTTTTCTTTGGAAGAAAAGAATTCTGCTGCTgaagaaatgtttgaaaaatcAGTGATCTGGAGCTGTATTGTCAGATGCTAACCACATGTGTTGTTCAGTGCtatagccaccagccacatgtggctctttacatttaaattaattaaataaaaaaattatggtcaggtgcagtggctaacgcctgtaatcccagcactttgggaggctgagggggttggatcacttgaggtcaggagtttgtgaccagcctggccaacatggtgaaactctgtctctaccaaaaatatgaaaaattagctgggtgttgtggcaggcacctgtaatcccagctactcgggaggctgaggcaggagaattgcttgaacctgggaggcagaggttgcacgtcactgcactccagcctgggtgacacggcgaGACTctatataaaaaaacaaacaacaacaacaacaaaaacttcctTACACTAACCCCATTTCAAGCACAcacgtggctagtggctaccatattgaacaGTGCAGATGAAGACCATTTCCTGCATCATAGGACGTTCTTTTGGATGGCACTGGTCTAGGAAAGGGCTTGAAGTGGGATCCAGGAGCTGTGGATTCCTATCCCAGCCCTGCC
Proteins encoded in this window:
- the GAST gene encoding gastrin, whose translation is MQRLCVYVLIFALALAAFSEASWKPRSQQPDAPLGTGANRDLELPWLEQQGPASHHRRQLGPQGPPHLVADPSKKQGPWLEEEEEAYGWMDFGRRSAEDEN